A stretch of the Anaeromyxobacter sp. genome encodes the following:
- a CDS encoding DNA mismatch repair protein MutS: protein MAPDPRTQLSARRAARLAEVARRDAQDAWLGRARLAAFLAFAALAWATLGAPRLPAAWLLLPAAAFLALVTLHDRVYAARDRARRGAAFHAAGLERLDGRFAGRGTAGERFADPAHPYAQDLDLFGPGSLFELLCAARTRPGEDRLASWLLSPAAAPEVRARQRAVAELTPRLDLREDLTVLGEEVRAGVDAALVATWGAGPPLLPGWTGPAAAALVAATMGALAALVAGLMGPAPFAAALLAEAALLRVLRDRLARVAGGVDRPAAELRVLALVLARLEREPFLDPRLLALQRVLLDGPAPASHRIAALGRIVERLGWAHNQAFAPLGFLLLWRPAQALAVERWRRGSGGAVARWLDAVAELEALSSLAGHAFEHPGDPFPEVLDPAPGAPARLEAAGLAHPLLPGAVPNDLALGGGAPCAVLVSGSNMSGKSTWLRTVGVNVVLALAGAPVRAGRLALTPLGVGATLRIQDSLLAGRSRFYAEITRLKLLADLAAGAPPLLFLLDEILHGTNSHDRRVGAEAVLRELLARGAIGLVTTHDLALTALGDGSAPAPDEAGLAPGQGDGAGGGVGGAPTPPAGAGLPILNAHFEDQVVDGQLAFDYRLKPGVVRHSNALALMRAVGLPV, encoded by the coding sequence ATGGCGCCGGATCCGCGGACCCAGCTGTCGGCCCGCCGGGCCGCGCGGCTCGCCGAGGTGGCGCGGCGCGACGCCCAGGACGCCTGGCTGGGCCGGGCCCGGCTGGCGGCCTTCCTGGCCTTCGCGGCGCTGGCCTGGGCCACCCTGGGCGCCCCCCGCTTGCCCGCCGCCTGGCTGCTCCTGCCCGCGGCGGCCTTCCTGGCCCTGGTGACGCTGCACGACCGGGTCTACGCCGCCCGCGACCGGGCCCGCCGGGGCGCCGCCTTCCACGCCGCCGGCCTGGAGCGGCTCGACGGCCGCTTCGCCGGGCGCGGCACCGCCGGCGAGCGCTTCGCCGATCCGGCCCACCCGTACGCCCAGGACCTCGACCTGTTCGGCCCGGGCTCGCTCTTCGAGCTCTTGTGCGCCGCGCGCACCCGCCCCGGCGAGGACCGGCTGGCCTCCTGGCTGCTCTCCCCCGCCGCAGCCCCGGAGGTGAGGGCCCGGCAGCGCGCCGTGGCCGAGCTCACGCCGCGGCTCGACCTGCGCGAGGACCTGACGGTGCTGGGCGAGGAGGTGCGGGCCGGGGTGGACGCCGCCCTGGTGGCCACCTGGGGCGCCGGGCCGCCGCTCCTGCCCGGCTGGACCGGGCCGGCCGCGGCCGCGCTGGTGGCGGCGACAATGGGCGCGCTGGCGGCCCTGGTCGCCGGGCTGATGGGCCCTGCCCCCTTCGCCGCGGCGCTGCTCGCCGAGGCCGCGCTGCTCAGGGTGCTGCGCGACCGGCTGGCACGGGTGGCGGGCGGGGTGGACCGGCCGGCGGCGGAGCTGCGGGTGCTGGCGCTGGTGCTGGCGCGGCTGGAGCGCGAGCCCTTCCTGGACCCGCGGCTGCTGGCGCTGCAGCGCGTGCTGCTCGACGGCCCGGCCCCGGCCTCCCACCGCATCGCCGCGCTCGGGCGCATCGTGGAGCGGCTCGGCTGGGCCCACAACCAGGCCTTCGCCCCCCTGGGCTTCCTGCTGCTGTGGCGGCCGGCGCAGGCGCTGGCGGTGGAGCGCTGGCGGCGCGGGAGCGGCGGCGCGGTGGCCCGCTGGCTCGACGCGGTGGCCGAGCTGGAGGCCCTCTCCTCGCTGGCCGGCCACGCCTTCGAGCACCCGGGCGACCCCTTCCCGGAGGTGCTGGACCCGGCGCCGGGCGCGCCGGCCCGCCTCGAGGCGGCCGGCCTGGCCCACCCCCTCCTGCCGGGCGCCGTGCCCAACGACCTCGCGCTCGGCGGCGGCGCCCCGTGCGCCGTGCTGGTGTCCGGCTCCAACATGTCCGGCAAGAGCACCTGGCTCCGGACGGTGGGCGTGAACGTGGTGCTGGCGCTGGCGGGCGCGCCGGTGCGGGCCGGGCGGCTCGCGCTCACGCCGCTCGGGGTGGGGGCCACCCTGCGCATCCAGGACTCGCTGCTGGCGGGCCGGTCGCGCTTCTACGCCGAGATCACCCGGCTCAAGCTGCTGGCGGACCTGGCCGCCGGCGCGCCGCCGCTGCTCTTCCTGCTCGACGAGATCCTGCACGGCACCAACTCGCACGACCGGCGGGTCGGGGCCGAGGCGGTGCTGCGCGAGCTGCTGGCGCGCGGGGCCATCGGGCTGGTGACGACCCACGACCTGGCGCTGACCGCGCTCGGCGATGGGTCGGCGCCCGCGCCGGACGAGGCCGGACTGGCACCGGGCCAGGGCGACGGGGCTGGCGGCGGGGTGGGCGGCGCCCCGACCCCGCCGGCCGGCGCCGGGCTTCCCATCCTCAACGCCCACTTCGAGGATCAGGTGGTCGACGGCCAGCTGGCCTTCGACTACCGGCTCAAGCCGGGCGTGGTGCGCCACTCCAACGCGCTGGCGCTGATGCGGGCCGTGGGGCTGCCCGTGTAA
- the msrB gene encoding peptide-methionine (R)-S-oxide reductase MsrB yields the protein MPAKLTLTDAEWRQRLTPEAYAVLRGHGTERAHQGCFVGTHDPGTYVCAGCGNPLFRAGEKFESGTGWPSFTSPVGPDAVTIVVDRSYGMTREEVRCARCDGHLGHVFPDGPRPTGQRYCMNSVAMRHVPEGQPLDPAPR from the coding sequence ATGCCAGCCAAGCTCACGCTCACCGACGCCGAGTGGCGCCAGCGCCTCACCCCGGAGGCCTACGCCGTGCTGCGCGGCCACGGCACCGAGCGGGCCCACCAGGGCTGCTTCGTCGGCACCCACGACCCCGGCACCTACGTCTGCGCCGGCTGCGGGAACCCGCTCTTCCGCGCCGGCGAGAAGTTCGAGTCGGGCACCGGCTGGCCCTCCTTCACGAGCCCGGTCGGCCCGGACGCGGTGACCATCGTGGTCGACCGCTCCTACGGGATGACCAGGGAGGAGGTGCGCTGCGCCCGCTGCGACGGCCACCTCGGCCACGTCTTCCCGGACGGGCCCAGGCCGACGGGCCAGCGGTACTGCATGAACTCGGTCGCCATGCGCCACGTGCCGGAGGGGCAGCCGCTCGACCCGGCGCCGCGGTAG
- a CDS encoding thioredoxin domain-containing protein — protein MTRKAQAASPPPAATPRLAFLAALLLSLGGLVVALVLVRLHEQAHAGLSSFCAISETMNCDKVAMSPFSVVLRLPVAVWGALGYGLAAALAGWGLTPRRLHPGWPAGLLLLVAAAAVGASVALALISKLLIGAWCVLCMASWSIALLLLVAAWAACPPAGPLAAVRADLAALGLAPRRASAVAVLGLAAIALLASLYPRYWERPRVPALLAAPAAAPAGAPAVPTLPPGSRDPAAGAIVYSDYECPYCAVSHADLKVVLSHRPDIRVVKRHFPLDVACNPVVKRPMHQDACAYARAAICAEAQGKLGPMDDALFENRHGKRPVETLAAEQGLDLAAFRACLASPETERRLQGDIASAIADGIKATPTYLVGGVQYAGRLPVEVFKPAAP, from the coding sequence ATGACCCGCAAGGCCCAGGCGGCCAGCCCGCCCCCAGCAGCCACGCCGCGCCTCGCCTTCCTGGCGGCGCTCCTCCTCTCGCTGGGCGGCCTGGTGGTGGCGCTGGTGCTGGTGCGCCTGCACGAGCAGGCCCACGCCGGGCTCTCCAGCTTCTGCGCCATCAGCGAGACCATGAACTGCGACAAGGTGGCCATGAGCCCCTTCTCGGTGGTGCTGCGCCTGCCGGTGGCGGTCTGGGGCGCGCTCGGCTACGGCCTGGCCGCCGCGCTCGCCGGGTGGGGGCTCACGCCGCGACGGCTCCACCCGGGCTGGCCGGCGGGGCTCCTCCTCCTGGTCGCGGCCGCGGCGGTGGGCGCCTCGGTGGCGCTGGCGCTGATCTCCAAGCTCCTCATCGGCGCCTGGTGCGTGCTCTGCATGGCCTCCTGGTCCATCGCCCTGCTCCTGCTCGTGGCCGCCTGGGCCGCCTGTCCGCCCGCCGGCCCGCTGGCCGCGGTGCGCGCCGACCTGGCCGCCCTGGGGCTGGCGCCGCGCCGCGCCTCGGCGGTGGCCGTGCTCGGCCTGGCGGCCATCGCGCTGCTGGCCTCTCTCTACCCGCGCTACTGGGAGCGCCCCCGCGTGCCCGCGCTCCTGGCGGCGCCCGCCGCGGCCCCGGCCGGCGCCCCCGCCGTCCCGACCCTGCCGCCCGGCTCGCGCGATCCGGCCGCGGGCGCCATCGTCTACAGCGACTACGAGTGCCCCTACTGCGCGGTCTCCCACGCCGACCTCAAGGTGGTGCTGTCGCACCGGCCGGACATCCGGGTGGTGAAGCGCCACTTCCCGCTCGACGTGGCCTGCAACCCGGTGGTGAAGCGCCCCATGCACCAGGACGCCTGCGCCTACGCCCGCGCCGCCATCTGCGCCGAGGCCCAGGGCAAGCTCGGGCCCATGGACGACGCCCTCTTCGAGAACCGCCACGGCAAGCGGCCGGTCGAGACGCTGGCCGCCGAGCAGGGGCTCGACCTGGCGGCGTTCCGCGCCTGCCTGGCCTCGCCGGAGACCGAGCGGCGGCTGCAGGGCGACATCGCCTCCGCCATCGCCGACGGCATCAAGGCCACGCCCACCTACCTGGTGGGCGGGGTGCAGTACGCCGGCCGGCTGCCGGTCGAGGTCTTCAAGCCGGCCGCGCCGTAG
- a CDS encoding protein kinase gives MSTPIGADVVVEVVLKYDRAEWPRLTAELCGGDAGLEALVARLLAHYDRPDAPLPAGPYPVELGPFILERELGAGAHGKVYLARRPPLEGYVAVKLLRPGPGMSEFVEQVRREAGRARRIPSVHVVPVFDAGRIDGGPFYVEMAVCADPDEEAPGSIRIGRSLAEAQVGLGPAEAARLVEDLARAVHAAHRTGVVHGDVKPENVLLTPESRRVMLADFGIATSLAASSSPGSTPIGTVAYMAPEQWRDHLPPSEASDVYTLGGTLYFLLSGLAPHGGREQGADPAPPPLSAGLPVRLREIVERALAPRPEDRPPSAGALAEELRRYRALEPTWHDRRSAGRQALLFSRRHARELLTLAAVLAVVAPLALAAYHVFTSRVVELAAREAALRGQIDGLERAREGLQRETARMEGEASAKQQELGRIEGRLKQLPRLEQALGAAREEATLAREELTRREGEARQAGERAAGLAAQLEVTRDSLVGSEARQGLAQREAGLRAGERDEARRHAAELEARVRLLEERRLGLEREVAERTAALATARAATDREAARAAAAERERDALRGKGPGEKAPARPGP, from the coding sequence ATGTCGACCCCCATCGGCGCGGACGTGGTGGTGGAGGTGGTGCTCAAGTACGACCGGGCCGAGTGGCCGCGGCTCACCGCCGAGCTGTGCGGCGGCGACGCCGGGCTGGAGGCGCTGGTGGCCCGCCTGCTGGCCCACTACGACCGGCCCGACGCCCCGCTGCCGGCCGGCCCCTACCCGGTGGAGCTCGGCCCCTTCATCCTGGAGCGCGAGCTCGGGGCCGGGGCCCACGGCAAGGTCTACCTGGCGCGCCGCCCGCCGCTGGAGGGGTACGTGGCGGTCAAGCTGCTGCGCCCCGGCCCCGGCATGAGCGAGTTCGTGGAGCAGGTGCGGCGCGAGGCCGGCCGGGCCCGCCGCATCCCCAGCGTGCACGTGGTGCCGGTCTTCGACGCCGGGCGCATCGACGGCGGCCCCTTCTACGTGGAGATGGCGGTCTGCGCCGACCCGGACGAGGAGGCGCCCGGCTCCATCCGCATCGGCCGCTCGCTGGCCGAGGCGCAGGTGGGGCTGGGGCCGGCCGAGGCGGCCCGGCTGGTGGAGGACCTGGCGCGCGCCGTCCACGCGGCCCACCGCACCGGCGTCGTGCACGGCGACGTCAAGCCGGAGAACGTGCTGCTCACGCCGGAGAGCCGCCGCGTCATGCTGGCCGACTTCGGCATCGCCACCTCGCTGGCCGCCTCGTCCTCGCCCGGCTCCACCCCCATCGGCACGGTGGCCTACATGGCGCCCGAGCAGTGGCGCGACCACCTGCCGCCCTCCGAGGCCTCCGACGTCTACACCCTGGGTGGAACGCTCTACTTCCTGCTGTCCGGCCTGGCGCCGCACGGCGGGCGCGAGCAGGGGGCCGACCCGGCGCCGCCGCCGCTGTCGGCCGGCCTGCCGGTGCGGCTGCGCGAGATCGTGGAGCGGGCCCTGGCCCCGCGGCCCGAGGACCGCCCGCCCTCGGCCGGCGCGCTGGCCGAGGAGCTGCGCCGCTACCGCGCCCTGGAGCCCACCTGGCACGACCGGCGCTCGGCCGGCCGCCAGGCGCTGCTCTTCTCGCGGCGCCACGCCCGCGAGCTCCTCACCCTGGCGGCGGTGCTGGCGGTCGTCGCCCCGCTGGCCCTGGCCGCCTACCACGTCTTCACCAGCCGGGTGGTCGAGCTGGCGGCGCGCGAGGCGGCGCTGCGCGGCCAGATCGACGGCCTGGAGCGGGCCAGGGAGGGGCTGCAGCGGGAGACCGCCCGCATGGAGGGCGAGGCCTCCGCCAAGCAGCAGGAGCTGGGGCGCATCGAGGGGCGGCTCAAGCAGCTGCCGCGGCTGGAGCAGGCGCTGGGGGCCGCCCGCGAGGAGGCCACCCTGGCGCGGGAGGAGCTGACGCGGCGGGAGGGCGAGGCGCGCCAGGCGGGGGAGCGGGCGGCCGGGCTGGCGGCCCAGCTCGAGGTGACGCGCGACTCGCTGGTGGGGTCCGAGGCGCGCCAGGGGCTGGCCCAGCGCGAGGCCGGGCTGCGGGCCGGCGAGCGGGACGAGGCGCGGCGCCACGCCGCCGAGCTCGAGGCGCGGGTGCGCCTCCTGGAGGAGCGGCGCCTGGGGCTGGAGCGCGAGGTGGCGGAGCGGACGGCGGCGCTGGCCACGGCCCGGGCGGCCACCGACCGGGAGGCGGCGCGCGCCGCTGCGGCCGAGCGCGAGCGCGACGCCCTGCGTGGCAAGGGGCCAGGCGAGAAGGCGCCGGCGCGACCCGGGCCCTAG
- a CDS encoding M28 family peptidase: protein MHALPAALLAAVLSATPAAPAARPRPLVQEAPLRAHLAFLADDLLEGRGTGQRGGALAVRYLETQLRALGLAPAVGQGYLQRAEVQGVKLRPAESALTFHGPGGALPATLGEDLVAASGQGSGEVRLEAEVVFVGFGIQAAAERWDDYQGADLRGKLLLMLVNEPPPTAGEPGRFGGADLTEYGRWTWKFEEAARRGAAGVLLVHTTESASYGWGVVRTGFGGEKFRLAAGPRLTPLQGWVTEAFARRLAAAGGQDLDALRARALVRGFRPVPLGLGLTARLTSDVRTFTQENVAGVVRGTDPALAREAVLYSAHWDHFGVVDGTIRNGAVDNASGCAAALALAQAAAGSPARRSQVFLFTFGEEQGLLGASAWVQEGPWPVADTVANLNLESLNFVGPSRDVEFLGGRRSTLLALAQRVAPLTGLTLRLDDPDPAGLSFRSDHFPFARAGVPALSPGFSLAGQRDYLRDGEASRARAAANLERYHQASDDYDPAWDLSGMVQHAQFVLDLGQAVADAPDRPTWRTP from the coding sequence ATGCACGCGCTGCCAGCCGCCCTCCTCGCCGCCGTCCTCTCCGCGACCCCGGCGGCCCCGGCCGCCCGGCCCCGCCCCCTGGTCCAGGAGGCCCCCCTGCGCGCCCACCTGGCCTTCCTGGCCGACGACCTCCTGGAGGGGCGCGGCACCGGGCAGCGCGGCGGGGCGCTGGCGGTCCGCTACCTGGAGACCCAGCTCAGGGCGCTGGGGCTGGCGCCGGCGGTGGGCCAGGGCTACCTGCAGCGCGCCGAGGTGCAGGGCGTGAAGCTCCGGCCCGCCGAGAGCGCGCTCACCTTCCACGGCCCCGGCGGCGCGCTGCCGGCGACGCTCGGCGAGGACCTGGTGGCGGCCAGCGGGCAGGGCAGCGGCGAGGTGCGGCTCGAGGCCGAGGTGGTCTTCGTGGGCTTCGGCATCCAGGCCGCCGCCGAGCGCTGGGACGACTACCAGGGGGCCGACCTGCGGGGGAAGCTGCTGCTCATGCTGGTGAACGAGCCGCCGCCCACCGCCGGGGAGCCGGGCCGCTTCGGCGGCGCCGACCTCACCGAGTACGGCCGCTGGACCTGGAAGTTCGAGGAGGCGGCCCGGCGCGGCGCGGCCGGGGTGCTGCTGGTGCACACCACCGAGTCGGCCTCCTACGGCTGGGGGGTGGTGCGCACCGGCTTCGGCGGCGAGAAGTTCCGCCTGGCGGCGGGGCCGCGCCTCACGCCGCTGCAGGGCTGGGTCACCGAGGCCTTCGCCCGGCGGCTGGCGGCGGCCGGCGGCCAGGACCTCGACGCCCTGCGCGCCCGCGCCCTGGTCCGCGGCTTCCGGCCCGTGCCGCTCGGCCTGGGCCTGACGGCCCGGCTCACCTCCGACGTCCGCACCTTCACGCAGGAGAACGTGGCCGGGGTGGTGCGCGGCACCGACCCCGCCCTGGCGAGGGAGGCGGTGCTCTACAGCGCCCACTGGGATCACTTCGGGGTGGTGGACGGCACCATCCGCAACGGCGCGGTGGACAACGCCTCCGGCTGCGCCGCCGCGCTGGCGCTGGCGCAGGCCGCGGCGGGGAGCCCGGCCCGCCGCTCGCAGGTCTTCCTCTTCACCTTCGGCGAGGAGCAGGGGCTGCTCGGCGCCTCCGCCTGGGTGCAGGAGGGGCCCTGGCCGGTGGCCGACACGGTGGCCAACCTGAACCTCGAGTCGCTCAACTTCGTCGGCCCCTCGCGCGACGTGGAGTTCCTGGGGGGGCGGCGCTCCACCCTGCTGGCGCTGGCCCAGCGGGTGGCGCCCCTCACCGGCCTGACGCTCCGCCTCGACGACCCCGACCCGGCCGGCCTCTCCTTCCGCAGCGACCACTTCCCCTTCGCCCGCGCCGGCGTGCCGGCCCTGAGCCCGGGCTTCAGCCTGGCAGGCCAGCGCGACTACCTGCGCGACGGCGAGGCCAGCCGCGCCCGGGCCGCCGCCAACCTGGAGCGCTACCACCAGGCCAGCGACGACTACGATCCGGCCTGGGACCTCTCCGGCATGGTGCAGCACGCCCAGTTCGTCCTCGACCTCGGCCAGGCCGTGGCCGACGCCCCCGACCGGCCCACCTGGAGGACGCCATGA
- a CDS encoding endonuclease/exonuclease/phosphatase family protein: MPSNPLRVVSYNVRYFGHALKGLASTRASQRRIAARLAALDPIPDLLCLQEIETSSLRSRLAIRGAAAGETQLEGFMDELRAAFLARDRRCPYEAFYFPAHAHRLRGLPITTAGLAILVNERRLRVEGENSAEPHSITHHHVVRFKARKQARICAHMELRTPGGRRLHLFNTHLSLPTPFARAFWAEKRRLGFGSNQLAEARTLATFVKALAGPEPFLVCGDFNSAPGSPVYRYLRDEAGFDAAQERLGQCDAARPGAFPTAGFFNLRMHLDHLFCGNGVTFLDLEGTRPFGARGAPFSGLSDHVPLIGSFRCG; this comes from the coding sequence GTGCCTTCGAACCCGCTCCGCGTGGTGAGCTACAACGTCCGCTACTTCGGCCACGCGCTGAAGGGGCTGGCCTCCACCCGCGCCTCGCAGCGGCGCATCGCCGCCCGCCTGGCGGCGCTCGACCCCATCCCGGACCTGCTGTGCCTGCAGGAGATCGAGACCAGCTCGCTCCGCTCCCGCCTGGCCATCCGCGGCGCCGCCGCCGGGGAGACCCAGCTCGAGGGCTTCATGGACGAGCTGCGCGCCGCCTTCCTGGCGCGCGACCGGCGCTGCCCCTACGAGGCCTTCTACTTCCCGGCCCACGCCCACCGGCTGCGCGGCCTGCCCATCACCACCGCCGGGCTGGCCATCCTGGTGAACGAGCGGCGGCTGCGGGTGGAGGGGGAGAACTCGGCCGAGCCCCACTCCATCACCCACCACCACGTGGTCCGCTTCAAGGCGCGCAAGCAGGCCCGCATCTGCGCCCACATGGAGCTGCGCACGCCGGGCGGCCGGCGGCTCCACCTCTTCAACACCCACCTCTCGCTGCCCACCCCCTTCGCCCGGGCCTTCTGGGCCGAGAAGCGGCGGCTCGGCTTCGGCTCGAACCAGCTGGCCGAGGCCCGCACCCTGGCCACCTTCGTGAAGGCGCTGGCGGGCCCGGAGCCCTTCCTGGTGTGCGGCGACTTCAACAGCGCCCCGGGCTCGCCGGTCTACCGCTACCTGCGCGACGAGGCCGGCTTCGACGCGGCGCAGGAGCGGCTCGGGCAGTGCGACGCCGCCAGGCCCGGCGCCTTCCCCACCGCCGGCTTCTTCAACCTGCGCATGCACCTCGACCACCTCTTCTGCGGCAACGGCGTGACCTTCCTGGACCTGGAGGGGACCCGGCCTTTCGGGGCGCGCGGGGCGCCCTTCTCCGGCCTCTCCGACCACGTGCCGCTCATCGGCAGCTTCCGGTGCGGCTGA
- a CDS encoding response regulator has product MHVERRPLLLALTVLAGVLAAGALLVTHLAGLDRQERRRSATDLARTSAFAIEQELARSLDSAAVLAALVAQGASDAELAAVATSLLRLHGATANLQLARDGVISHLWPLAGNEAARGLDLVSHPIHGAYVRSVRATRRPALYGPFQLVQGGAGLALRLPVFVPDGGGERFWGLSSAIIRLPVLLEASRIPRLEQAGFAYQLTRAAAGGGDELLTSSGGQGRSLVDPVEVTVQLPDQTWLLGVAPRSGWAAVPPPRALLVAVLVVALLAGGLAYRLFGLPEILRREVAARTAELAQAHQAQQAALEAQRQSQKLEAVGLLAGGVAHDFNNLLAAILGHADLLAQEAPPGSQTEEAARTIAQAAQRAATLTRQLLAFARLGHHRQEAVDLHALVLEATGLLGRTLDKAIVLQARLEAPRHHVRGDPGQLQQVIVNLAVNARDAMPSGGTLTLQTRVVAFDGAGGPAGRAPGEWLELSVTDTGVGIPPQLRERIFEPFFTTKGEGRGTGLGLATVYGIVKGHGGEVAVSSQEGVGSCFTIHLPLLATPATTAAPAEAAAPRGGGVVLVVDDEALVGRTAGRLLASLGYQPEVVGGGQEALDWLASHAAPPAAVLLDLAMPGMDGATCFRRMRQALPSLPVVITSGFDRNDRAQELLDEGAREFVQKPYRTLELATALAAALRDPA; this is encoded by the coding sequence GTGCACGTCGAGCGCAGGCCGCTGCTGCTGGCCCTCACCGTCCTCGCCGGCGTCCTGGCGGCCGGCGCGCTGCTGGTGACCCACCTGGCGGGGCTCGACCGGCAGGAGCGCCGGCGCTCCGCCACCGACCTGGCCAGGACCTCGGCCTTCGCCATCGAGCAGGAGCTGGCGCGCTCGCTGGACTCGGCCGCGGTCCTGGCGGCGCTGGTGGCGCAAGGGGCCTCCGACGCGGAGCTGGCCGCGGTGGCCACCAGCCTGCTGCGCCTCCACGGCGCGACCGCCAACCTGCAGCTGGCGCGGGACGGGGTCATCAGCCACCTGTGGCCGCTGGCCGGCAACGAGGCGGCCCGCGGGCTGGACCTGGTCTCCCACCCCATCCACGGCGCCTACGTCCGCAGCGTGCGGGCGACCCGCCGCCCGGCGCTCTACGGCCCGTTCCAGCTGGTGCAGGGCGGCGCCGGCCTGGCGCTGCGGCTCCCCGTGTTCGTGCCGGACGGCGGCGGCGAGCGCTTCTGGGGGCTCTCCAGCGCCATCATCCGCCTGCCGGTGCTGCTGGAGGCGAGCCGCATCCCGCGGCTCGAGCAGGCCGGCTTCGCCTACCAGCTCACCCGCGCCGCCGCCGGCGGCGGCGACGAGCTCCTGACCAGCTCCGGCGGCCAGGGCCGCTCCCTGGTGGACCCGGTCGAGGTGACCGTCCAGCTGCCCGACCAGACCTGGCTGCTGGGCGTGGCCCCCAGGTCCGGCTGGGCCGCCGTACCTCCGCCCCGCGCGCTGCTGGTCGCCGTGCTGGTGGTGGCGCTCCTGGCCGGCGGCCTGGCCTACCGCCTCTTCGGCCTGCCCGAGATCCTGCGCCGCGAGGTGGCGGCGCGCACCGCCGAGCTGGCGCAGGCCCACCAGGCGCAGCAGGCGGCCCTGGAGGCGCAGCGGCAGTCGCAGAAGCTGGAGGCGGTGGGGCTGCTGGCCGGCGGCGTGGCGCACGACTTCAACAACCTGCTGGCGGCCATCCTGGGCCACGCCGACCTGCTGGCGCAGGAGGCGCCCCCCGGGAGCCAGACCGAGGAGGCCGCCCGCACCATCGCCCAGGCCGCCCAGCGGGCCGCCACCCTGACGCGCCAGCTGCTGGCCTTCGCCCGCCTGGGCCACCACCGCCAGGAGGCGGTCGACCTCCACGCGCTGGTGCTGGAGGCCACCGGGCTGCTCGGCCGCACCCTCGACAAGGCCATCGTCCTGCAGGCGCGCCTGGAGGCGCCGCGCCACCACGTGCGCGGCGACCCGGGCCAGCTCCAGCAGGTGATCGTGAACCTGGCGGTCAACGCGCGCGACGCCATGCCCTCCGGGGGCACGCTCACCCTGCAGACCCGGGTGGTGGCCTTCGACGGGGCCGGTGGGCCGGCCGGCCGGGCGCCGGGCGAGTGGCTGGAGCTCTCGGTGACCGACACCGGCGTCGGGATCCCGCCCCAGCTGCGGGAGCGGATCTTCGAGCCGTTCTTCACCACCAAGGGCGAGGGGCGCGGCACCGGCCTGGGGCTCGCCACCGTCTACGGCATCGTCAAGGGGCACGGCGGCGAGGTGGCGGTCTCCAGCCAGGAGGGGGTGGGCTCCTGCTTCACCATCCACCTGCCGCTCCTGGCCACCCCGGCCACGACCGCCGCGCCCGCCGAGGCGGCGGCGCCGCGCGGCGGCGGCGTGGTCCTGGTGGTGGACGACGAGGCGCTGGTGGGCCGCACCGCCGGCCGCCTGCTGGCCTCCCTCGGCTACCAGCCCGAGGTGGTGGGCGGGGGGCAGGAGGCGCTGGACTGGCTGGCCTCGCACGCCGCGCCACCGGCCGCGGTGCTGCTCGACCTGGCCATGCCCGGCATGGACGGGGCCACCTGCTTCCGCCGCATGCGCCAGGCGCTGCCCTCCCTGCCGGTGGTCATCACCTCCGGCTTCGATCGGAACGACCGCGCCCAGGAGCTGCTCGACGAGGGCGCGCGGGAGTTCGTCCAGAAGCCCTACCGGACGCTCGAGCTCGCCACGGCCCTGGCCGCGGCGCTGCGCGACCCGGCCTGA